The stretch of DNA GACATGATCAAGTAAACCAGACGATTTTTAACTAAAATCCATGTGATAACCACTCGTTTACAAAAGAGACTCGATCGATCCAAAGAAATTTAATGGAGATACAATCTTTCCAAACAATAAATAAGGCTGCAATATCAAAAGAGAACCCAAAACTTTTAGTCAGAGTATCTCTTAATCTTAAAATCACTCCACAGTTTCTTGTTTCGCAATAAGGCAATATAATGGCAGAAAACAAGGATGCTAATCTCATAAGACATCAGAGTACAACTATTTTATGTATGGTTAGTTATAATACCTTAAGAGAAATTGTTCCAATCTACTAATTTCAATCAAAAACAGAATTTTGACCAAGGTTATTCCCGAAAATTCCCCCAAAACCTATCCTccaaacaatttttaaaaaaaattatgattttcctCGGATAAAATatatagagtaggtctcttgtgagacgatctcgcgaaccgatattcacaacaaaaagtaatattcttagaataaaaagtaatattttttcatggatgacctaaataagagatccgtctcacaaatacgatccgtgaaaccgtcacatataagtttttgccaaatatatatacacacaacaAACAACAAGgtcattttttaagaaaatttttgaatcttCAGAGAAAGTCAATCTTCAAATTTGACCGAaaaattaattgataattgTAACACTCTCTCATTTCGAATTGAAGACAAGAAAGTGAAAAAAACAAAGTAACTTTCTTCTttcatcaatatatatatatatatatatatatatatatatatatatattgatgaaAGAAGAAAGTTACTTTgtttttttcatatatatatatatatatatatatatcacatatcTTGAGCAAAATAAGCATCGATTTGAACAGCAATTCTAAATCAAACATCAAACGAAAATGAAACAAGAACAATCACGAGTGAATCTAGATATTTGCATAACAGTACAATACTAGCTGGGATCCATACCTGAGCCACGAAAAGGGGTAATGGAAATGGCAAGATTGTAGCCGTCAACGAGGCTAACATCGTAGAAGTCCAGTTCATTACCAAAGGTTATCTCGGCAAGGGTGGCGGGAGGGGCCCCACCCAGCCCATTGCAGAAGAGGGATCCGCCGCAATCTCCGGTTGAGCACCTCCCCCGGCCGGCGGAGTCGAATGAGCAGCCGTGGCGTCCCCACACACGGCCAGACCAGCCCTCAGGGAGTTGCAGCGTGTAGGCCTTGTTCGGCGGAAGCTCGAATCCACCCTTGGCCAAGATGGGCTTCCCGGAATTCGGTTGTATGCCCGGCCAAACAGGGTGGCTGCATCTGTTGTACATTGTCATTGTTCTACCTGCTGACACCTCTTCAACCAGAAAAAGAGAACATGCACAAGAAAAAGGATTGAACAGAAGAAATCGCAATTATTGTCAACATCATAATGCAAAAGAAGATAGCATTGGGTCAAAATTATACCTGCAATGTGGAGAgtaaaaatggagagaaatagGAAAGAAAACAGAGATCTAAGCAGCATGACTGCCATGGCTGCTGCGAGATGAGAGCAGAGTGCGAGTGTGCAAGTGAGTGAGCTACCCCTTTATAGGAGAAAGTTTGATTGGtcaggaaaaaggaaaaaaaaacaagaaggatcaattttttgtaatttttaactTTTCTTTTTTGAAGTAATAATATATTCATTTGACGTAATCttatgaatttatatttataatataaattgacTTAAACTTTATCTACAGTAAATAAATATTTctaacataaaataataatttttcgttAATAAAGTCGTGTCAGATATCTCTCGTATGAGATATTCACATGAATAACTATCAAAATATCACATTAGTCGTTACCTCACATTTTTCTGGATTTCGATAAATGTGCTGTACTAAATACTTCCATGATATTTACGTAAATATCTTGTGACGCACATGAATCGTTCAATATTGGATTCGAAAAGTATAAAATACTTATTTTATACTCTGAGTTCGATTTCAGCTAGAATTTGAATTGAGGTTTTCAATTTTCTAAATAATTTAacttaattatatataataaaatataggaATGAGATTccctttattattattattacaaatagaaatgagattttatataataaaacatTGTATTTGAGTGCATACTAAAGAAGAAGTCGTTTCATTTTccgaaaaatatgaaataatttcGGAGATAGTGGCAAGTAGGGACGTAAACGAACCAaatcgtttgtgagctatttgaagctcgattcgataaaagctcgtttgagctcgtttaatgagtgaggctcgttaagataaacaaaccaaactcaatctttacagtattcggctcgttagctcgtgaacatgttcgttggcaagttcatgagtaattttttagatgaaaaaataatacttttgatatttaatttattgattttgcatattatttatgaaaatatatagaaaaatctattaaatttatttattataataaatttacaaattttaataagaataatatattttttttaatatataatttactttttaattaatttaataaaaatttaaatgtataattcatatttattaagcttgtttaggctcgataaaggcttgaataagctcgtgagccatgcatatattcgttaaataaagctcgagctcagcTCGATTATAAACGTACCAAGCTCAAatattcaagagttcggctcggctcggctcgattacatccctagttGCAAGATATGAAACAAGGTCGCCATGTGCTTTGGAACCTTTTCTTGCGGGGAAATGATTTCTTCCACTGATGTTTTTATCATAATAACTGTTTtttataaaatacaaaaaaattgaaaaattacatttttataattacatttaaGAATAAGATATAATTTCTCTAATAAAATAATACTCATTTACCTCCATTTGAATATTTCTTCTAACAAAATATATTTCTATTTTAAGAATATGTATGCTATAAGACGCTTTTGTGGATCTTAATATATGAGTAGGGATTTTATATGGTATTGTACCGAAATTATATACCGTaactagggatgtaaacgatccaaaacaaaccaaacagtatcaggcttgagcttggctcgtttaagattgtttgatgctcgagctcgattcgagcttTTATTATCAGGCTCGAGTTTCGTTTGTCTTGAAATTACCAAGCTCgagaaaagctcgagctcggctcgttaaaagctcgtttagcatgttaatcaagccaggctcgagtttgattcattaatagctcgtttagcATGTTTAACAAGTCTGGCTTGAACTCGGCTCGTTTTCGAGCTTGTAAAGCACAGAATGgagctcgagtttgagcttgattcgagcttgttgaaaattaaatatatctataaactaattttaaatcaaacaTAAAAATGTACATTcttcataaataaccaaaacgacacaaataagagccaaaaaaatataaatcaatatctTATTGAACATTCCAAAATAATACGTCTAGAATATTCATCATACActgatatcaccatataaataataatgaaataatttcacCCCTTTAATATTTCAACTAAGTATGGTGAGAAAGTAAGGAGGACGTCAAAGAATCCATTAAAATCAGGAATTACAAAATCATCTCCAATAACAACTAGTCAAGTATCCTGCAAAGTTCATAATAACAttaatactaatatttttatttatcttgtgttcaattccttccattgatattagtactaatatttttatttgtcaactcaacaaatgagtcaAACTCAAGCGACGAGCCaacttgtaatgcccgagattttgattctgttaatctgagattattgattatgagctgATGTGAATGTAGCCGGGCCATTACGAGACCAAATTGGGCAAGTATATGAAATGTACCAATTCTTGGACCGAAAGtgttgcgcccgggcggaagtttttgtccgcccgagcgccattgaATAGGGAAGAAAGCCGAGcatctcgcgcccgggcggaagtttttATCCGCCCGAGCGCCCTTGCCCGGGCGGAAATTCTTGTCCGCTCGAGCGCCAACCGATATCCAAGAAAAGCGACACGTTGCTGAACCATGCAAGTTAGGGTATATATATACGAATTCCTTCATTCAGAAATGGAGAAAACGAACAAAGGAGAACAGAATAGTTTCAGAAAATTCTTACGcttttatatttcgatccgtccgtctgattttcaatccgacttcagtactgagttcctaccgacgcaggctacaactggacgtaagtttccttaagttttgatatgtcttgaaattatgatattatcggaatcggatatgattcagatatgatgttcttgacatgttagacatcaaaaaaatcgaaatcggattaaagaacagataccgtatggaattgttatgattttctgagttgatttgattgagattgatatcagattggtgttgttattgattatgagttgggataattgatatctgttgatattgtattgacggggatattcagattgttccgttatgccgttaattttgagttagattcagattgatcatatttggtattgatttgaacagtatattgatatagtacctcttgatattgtcattgccagattgagtgttgacagactttgaattccagacttgaacgttgtcagaactgcgattaaagaaaggtataagtcaatgtggtaccgggagaacgactcgagtatgatatacttgagtttccctaaatcacatacttattgttattatgcacattgatttgaattaatatgcttgttctattgagttatagaaagcatgtattagacgagtattagacgagtgatcttgtgacataagtgccgatattgatggaatcgtcactggcacattgcacattgtcacaagatagtgagttggcgatagtgccaaagtctgtgacggataggtcaagacaccggatgtttggttatatcgaagtggatagaattggagtttcttctattactgatgttcgatataggaataccaacgtctggaaaccgggatccctagactaggattgagtctagtcatAGACGTGGAATTACGAGTCTGAGTGACGATTTTTtattggttatgtttcagattttgatacatgttactgatatctgaTACAtccttttacattgtttatatgattgcatgtttcgttgatttatactgggatgtatttctcactggagttatccggctgttgtcgtgtttgtatgtgtgcatgacaacaggtgggacatgatctgggtcgaggagatgaagagagagatcgtgattagggtggagactacggactttaaTTTGAGATatggtttggacacttgatatttaattgttaaaccttagtttaaatgattgtatatagtacaagacttgtactttaatattgacatgtatatttagaatgtattccattacgttccgcatttaataatgtatttaaaaaaaattagactctgtttattataattgattaaattgtcccaatgatgattaagaacatgattaacgtccaggtccccacacaactaaacgagccgagctcgagctcgagctcgcgagcctattatcaaacatgtttgcgagctcacgagccgaatatctttaggcttgagcttggtttgattaaattttcgagctcAAAATTGAGCTTCTTGAGCTtggcttgatatgattaacaaacgaactcaaacgagctttttatcGAACCGAGCTTTGAATAGCTCGCAAACGGTTTGGTTTATTTACATCCCTAACCGTAACTGAATCGATAATTGCTATATAAGCAAATTTTATACCGATATCGTATCAAAAATTTCGATATATATAATTAGCATATCGATTATACATAAATTGTACAATATACCGAGATTTCGATACCGTATCAATATATATTGTTTTATACTGAAAAAAaccttacatttttaaaatattttataaatttattgttttaaaatattatgtattttaaaaaatttatatattttttcgatACTTCAATATTCCgatatataccaaaattttcaaattttttatcgTTAACGTACCGAAAATTTCAGTATCGTTACCGTATCATATATCGATAATTTCGTCGATctcatgtttatttattttttatagcTCGTACTAATTCATAAAATTCATTCATACGTATTTAATTGAGACTTTAAAACTTGATGAttgtaaataattattttttaactaAGACTTTTTTCAATCGAGAAAGATTACATAAATATCTTTTACTTTTCAAGAAACTGTACATAAAAAAacctattttaaaaaatatataaaatatgaataaaaaatcaaataatttaagATATTATTTTACACATTTCATTTGATTTTATCCTTATCCTTAttcattgaattatttttactcaatttattgatttttatttttagaaaatagcCAATATGTATACCCAATAATTTtggttcactaaattaatttacagaaaaattaataataatttacatttttcaataaaaaaaatcacaatatcaactttaaaaatacaaactaaAAATAAGATTATTTATCATAGACGGACGAGAAAATTGTAACTCGTAACTTTATCGTATTTCATTTACAAAATCGATTAATCAAAATAAACATGTTATTCTTTATCCATCGTTACTTATAAAATTTGTTTAATAGTCCTACTATGATTTATCCATATATAATCACATCACACACTAAGTAAACGCAGCCTTATGGAAATGAGACTTATCTTATAAATATGTGGATATTATAAAAATCCGATACTAATAATATGTTTGTCGTTTTATCAAATAAGATAATTCTTCTAGCAGGTACGATTACTTCATATTACAATCTCTTTCCCAATGACTAAACACATCACAATTAACGAAAATCAAACACGTGATTTTGATTCTGATATCAATTATAGAATCGAACGATTACCGTTATATCAAAATTTATAACGAATTATAACCATCTAAGAACTCAAACATCACACGTTGACTGTTTACTTCAGAAGTGTTTTGCCCATATGATATTTATTATTCAtataggcaaaaatttgtgtgagacggtttcacggatcgtattttgtgagacgaatatcttatttaggtcatccatgaaaaaatattactttttatgctaaaaatattacttttttatcgtgaatatgaGTGTGGTTGAccggtctcacagataaagattcgtaagatcgtctcacaagagacctacacGTTCATGTAAAttgatttataatattttttatatgtcatatataaaaaaaatgagtagggttggatttaattattattatttattataatataacaATTCAGTAGAATTAGGTGAGAGGAgtttgaaaaacaaaaaaaatttagagcATGAACTTTATTGATAGTGCCAACACTACATTTTTTTGGTGGCCCAAGGGAGTGTCAGATTTTGGTAAGCATGTACAATTCAGCTTGCAAATGCACAAAATGAAAAAAGGACAAACATTCACAGTGCTAACTTTATAAAATATtactatattattatttaaaataggcAAACCCccgtaaaaatatataattttatgtgtataaaattaaaaaaa from Primulina tabacum isolate GXHZ01 chromosome 3, ASM2559414v2, whole genome shotgun sequence encodes:
- the LOC142540941 gene encoding thaumatin-like protein; the protein is MAVMLLRSLFSFLFLSIFTLHIAEVSAGRTMTMYNRCSHPVWPGIQPNSGKPILAKGGFELPPNKAYTLQLPEGWSGRVWGRHGCSFDSAGRGRCSTGDCGGSLFCNGLGGAPPATLAEITFGNELDFYDVSLVDGYNLAISITPFRGSGKCSYAGCVSDLNMMCPVGLQVRSDDKKSVVACKSACFAFNSPRYCCTGRFGNPESCKPTAYSKIFKAACPKAYSYAYDDPTSISTCIASTYLLTFCPHH